One Polaribacter sp. KT25b DNA segment encodes these proteins:
- a CDS encoding sulfatase, translated as MKNIISIIAIIFLFSSCKTIEKKQEVSKKPNVLFILVDDLGYADLSIMGSKYYETPSIDNIANTGTVFTNGYAACTVCSPSRASLMTGQYPARHGITQFEGKRNSGQAWKERKRYTKLLPPEYRDHLDTSTTTIAEAFKEQGYATFFAGKWHLGGKAQGSLPTDHGFDVNIGGYDAGGPSGGYFSPYKNPFLPNLPEEKGLNLSMKLANETNKFIKKNKDNQFFAYLSFYAVHGGIQTTKEKWTKYRNKAEKMGIHENGFEMERVLPARKYQDNPVYAGLIEHVDDAISTVLKTLKELDLDKNTIVVFTSDNGGVTSGDNYSTNQLSLRGGKGYQWEGGTRVPFFIDVPWIKQSGAKIDVPVSGVDLYPTLLDLAGLPLKPEAHNDGVSLKPLLLGEKIDERPLYWHYPHYGNQGGEPSSIIRKGKWKLIYYWEDLHAELYNLDTDIGERNDLANAQPERAKEMEVQLLTWLKSMNTHYAQVDPEWDEAARKKWLENQKTNNLPGREKQRKKMLDPNWQPNKDWWGSEVKK; from the coding sequence ATGAAGAATATAATTTCAATAATTGCAATAATTTTTTTGTTTTCATCTTGTAAGACAATAGAAAAAAAACAGGAAGTTTCTAAAAAACCAAATGTTCTTTTCATTTTAGTGGATGATTTAGGCTATGCAGATTTAAGTATCATGGGTAGTAAATATTATGAAACCCCAAGTATTGATAATATTGCAAATACAGGAACTGTTTTTACAAACGGATATGCCGCTTGTACAGTTTGTAGCCCTTCTAGAGCAAGTTTAATGACAGGACAATACCCAGCAAGACACGGTATAACTCAGTTTGAAGGAAAAAGAAATAGTGGGCAAGCTTGGAAAGAACGTAAACGTTATACAAAATTATTACCACCAGAATATAGAGATCATTTAGATACAAGCACAACTACAATAGCAGAAGCTTTTAAAGAGCAAGGTTACGCTACTTTTTTTGCAGGGAAATGGCATTTAGGAGGTAAAGCACAAGGGTCATTACCTACAGACCATGGTTTTGATGTTAATATTGGTGGATACGATGCAGGAGGGCCAAGTGGAGGATATTTTTCTCCATATAAGAATCCTTTTTTACCAAATTTACCAGAAGAAAAAGGATTAAACTTATCCATGAAACTTGCCAACGAAACGAACAAGTTTATTAAGAAAAATAAAGATAATCAGTTTTTTGCATACCTATCTTTTTATGCAGTTCATGGAGGAATTCAAACAACTAAAGAAAAGTGGACTAAGTATAGAAACAAAGCAGAAAAAATGGGAATTCATGAAAATGGATTTGAAATGGAACGTGTTTTACCGGCAAGAAAATACCAAGACAATCCTGTTTATGCAGGTTTAATAGAACATGTAGATGATGCCATTAGCACCGTGTTAAAAACATTAAAAGAGTTAGATTTAGATAAAAATACCATTGTTGTTTTTACATCAGATAATGGTGGGGTTACTTCTGGTGATAATTACTCAACCAATCAATTAAGCTTAAGAGGAGGAAAAGGATACCAGTGGGAAGGCGGAACTAGAGTTCCATTTTTTATAGATGTTCCTTGGATAAAACAAAGCGGCGCAAAAATAGATGTACCTGTTTCTGGGGTAGATTTATACCCAACTTTATTAGATTTAGCAGGATTACCTTTAAAACCAGAAGCACATAATGATGGAGTTAGTTTAAAACCATTATTATTAGGAGAAAAGATAGATGAAAGACCATTGTATTGGCATTATCCGCATTACGGAAATCAAGGTGGAGAACCAAGTTCTATTATTAGAAAGGGAAAATGGAAATTGATTTATTACTGGGAAGATTTACATGCAGAATTGTACAATTTAGATACGGATATAGGGGAACGAAATGATCTTGCAAATGCACAACCAGAAAGAGCAAAAGAAATGGAAGTTCAGCTATTAACTTGGTTAAAATCTATGAATACGCATTATGCACAAGTAGATCCAGAATGGGATGAAGCAGCACGTAAAAAGTGGTTAGAGAACCAGAAAACCAATAATTTACCAGGACGAGAAAAACAACGTAAAAAAATGTTAGATCCTAACTGGCAACCAAATAAAGATTGGTGGGGTAGTGAGGTAAAGAAATAG